A portion of the Betta splendens chromosome 2, fBetSpl5.4, whole genome shotgun sequence genome contains these proteins:
- the ank2b gene encoding ankyrin-2b isoform X16, translating to MGNTAMCKVCGSDKGLRTVGSLSDLDHNALPDYYCVDHFPLQPPLIVSDSNTSFLRAARAGNIDKVLEYLKGGVDISTCNQNGLNALHLAAKEGHMDLVQELLDRGAAVDSATKKGNTALHISSLAGQAEVVKTLVKRGADINAQSQNGFTPLYMAAQENHLDVVRYLLENGGNQSTATEDGFTPLAIALQQGHNQVVSVLLENDTKGKVRLPALHIAARKDDTKSAALLLQNDHNADVQSKMMVNRTTESGFTPLHIAAHYGNVNVATLLLNRGAAVDFTARNGITPLHVASKRGNTNMVCLLLDRGSQIDAKTRDGLTPLHCAARSGHDTAVELLLERGAPLLARTKNGLSPLHMAAQGDHVECVKHLLQHKAPVDDVTLDYLTALHVAAHCGHYRVTKLLLDKRANPNARALNGFTPLHIACKKNRVKVMELLVKYGASIQAITESGLTPIHVAAFMGHLNIVLLLLQNGASPDVSNIRGETALHMAARAGQVEVVRCLLRNGAMVDARAREDQTPLHIASRLGKTEIVQLLLQHMAHPDAATTNGYTPLHISAREGQVETASVLLEAGASHSLATKKGFTPLHVASKYGSLDVAKLLLQRHAPPDSAGKNGLTPLHVAAHYDNQKVALLLLDKGASSHAMAKNGYTPLHIAAKKNQMEIATVLLQYGAETNILTKQGVTPLHLASQEGHADMAALLMSKGAQVNIPTKSGLTALHLAAQEDKVAVAEILARNGANLDQQTKLGYTPLIVACHYGNAKMVNFLLQNGANVNAKTKNGYTPLHQAAQQGNTHIINVLLQYGAKPNAITVNGNTALGIARRLGYISVVDTLRVVTEEIITTTTTVTEKHKLNVPETMTEVLDVSDEEGCQFTVGTTASQSNHSEDTMTGDGGEYLRAEDLRELGDDSLPGQYLDGMNYLRFSLEAGRTDSSDRSFTPTHHSYYSPKHEGLMEELLTSHQVSSLTRENERDSYRLSWGTENLDNVALSSSPIHSGHSSPCHDHGDHSSFLVSFMVDARGGAMRGCRHNGLRIIIPPRKCSAPTRVTCRLVKRHRLATMPPMVEGEGLASRLIEVGPSGAQFLGKLHLPSAPPPLNEGESLVSRILQLGPPGTKFLGPVIVEIPHFAALRGNERELVILRSETGESWKEHHCEHTQEELNQILNGMDEELDTPEELERKRICRIITRDFPQYFAVVSRIKQDSNLIGPEGGILSSTVVPQVQAVFPEGALTKRIRVGLQAQPVGVDVVRKILGNKATFSPIVTLEPRRRKFHKPITMTIPVPKSNSDPVLNGFGGDTPTLRLLCSITGGTTPAQWEDITGTTPLTFINDCVSFTTNVSARFWLIDCRQVQESVNFSTQVYREIICVPYMAKFVIFAKTHDPIEARLRCFCMTDDKIDKTLEQQENFTEVARSRDVEVLEGKPIYADCFGNLVPLTKSGQHHLFSFFAFKENRLALFIKIRDNTQEPCGRLSFMKEPRNYRSLTQNAICNLNITLPSYCKESDSDQEQEEETSRTRDKYEETETSVLKSELIREPDLLSDVSEMKQDLIKMSAILTADSTEKSPSLGGCGVEKGTEEVSGEPLEIMEKDLEKVKQDLEKVSKILRSGTYEGEAAEEAAKAARVAEEWVLLSDTEIEEAKEMAALEIQEPVLRESRANRGAPRPKAIKDSGDLKEYLLDAPVSSKTKAKKEPVTQERFTDVVLRKSGKPTTPTKVHDKTTAGDIKKPVRKKGKDQGQTEELTEAGALLSVPKAPAPKSPVSPVVEETPIGSIKDKVKALQQKVEAEQRSKKVTGSKPSQLPVMSKSSSKAKESPKSKQGPPKSPKADSEKLEETMSVKELMQAFQTGQDPSKRKSGLFELKTTKTKSETETIQSKSMTKALTSRVSQEKEVSLDSKPQKKETTGQDRGKDTKAVPTTESELTETVDFGNGGLDDSSDSLKHEGAAESLSASSGNGTPHLSSEDSDKHEGLATPGTSPESLCLSPKTGQQISMAGSVKTEHKDTDKSGDSALGATGNQLSTELSPPVSSSNSADDHITSESLSVVRSESKPSKPQKLVKRVSETVETFLSDDESPDHQLVLPLAGSPAFRSFFQSHESLELPLKQDSDTLSPIADDSLTISHRDSLDGSPLLEENSSHKSPDSIEPSPTKESPPQDSLENSPVEQKSYPCFPPAPGQPSKSRSHPEPSKEPDYPQDVLRGRLLRDHEASADDDSCEQTSQMTSSGKSPLSPDTPSSEEVSYEVTPKPPDHTLLYVPSKPTAIPEDPEEEDTSESYEVKRKITPEDEMFKMAAKIKTFDEMEQEEKSKKNSRKDLFPSADAKIGEDSYETLEATSEKLSQSECGLNRPTEESQLALFNDPHNKVQPPSPFSAGLHEGSHNKEAKKTTTASVTSEGPHSVSDQHLSKAKPEAAQQQRVQSVKDDKDSSDKKSSITSSTENRTDEQKEESLRKSKENRDNNGQALGQQSGLIKPSSNVTDEVKGDHREHPAAPEAGLGATVTPGQKQEMFKPEVCVYDDAEEDDEAPVVPRTESKGVTAKVDSDSWPAMREDDATFAARVKEEEQKILNLVVDRQSLQATPDTTPGRTPTEDSTPTSEPNPFLFQEGKLFEMTRSGAIDMTKRSYEEEGGGFAFFQIGEQPLEEPLLEDDRQEGRGSAAESEVGLNLTLQVKTEEAENLTQTTALQCQSPADSDQLTSKADASKSKIPKMGISASGKPTKKDKTSPEDTETKKDADLNEGFLDLDKGSPDQMITNVQTAESTVTRSVYSEQGQESSDSSPEEPQSVIEAPKASGKSKQSASSGVKKTPVKTKAKSAPHGRGKSTTPSQSHSTSSSTALKKESSFTSDSKSRIPVKASAVKPDSTAKRAESTQEKKLRVPVKKDTRRKSETDIGPSVDVKTKTPSSKAKSFCQEESTRPKKEQGRPLSAESAKSKGFQSRLPVRGKSGQSSQTSTPTKEKSNVPKEPFEFFEEISDEAAKLVARLAQAQAEAEKQQEAAIHSDDESSLVDSSLIERETFPEMQFPPSGDIFPIRPLWDDPVETQMQRIPDDKVQSQVDPQDEAERKEQRLAIIADHLGFSWTELARELNFSEERINLIRIENPNSLQDQSHALLNLWAEQEGKDTAESTLIKRLTKINRMDIVHLIETKIMKSTQDETSSHTYAEIEQTIALDHSEGFSALHEDMDSPSTGRRTEAARSSPGSGREVPVVSAEDLSSSLSSLHEAPGRSEADSTATGFLRNAQKEKLQKQMETTYTSQRIYEEVMDPVHTGSYKQEVAAELGMLSSDSSEDEVVTTRVVRRRVIIQADNLPDIPPQTVTEEKFIDEQGNMVVKKITRKVIRKYVSADGMETQEVTVEGSHQETVQIEEGDSVSRVVRRTVLHSEGDQQELTFSEPLALAGATASAFEVEPVQGRKVSKVVKTTVVRGERMEKQTGDPSLAADLPSAREDFEKKPDA from the exons ATGGGCAACACGGCTATGTGCAAGGTGTGTGGCTCAGACAAGGGCCTCAGGACGGTCGGGAGCCTCTCTGACCTGGACCACAATGCTTTGCCCGACTACTACTGTGTGGATCATTTCCCCCTGCAGCCCCCACTGATTGTG TCGGACAGCAACACTAGTTTCCTGCGAGCAGCCAGGGCGGGGAACATTGATAAAGTTTTGGAATATCTAAAAGGAGGAGTTGACATCAGCACCTGCAACCAG AATGGGCTCAATGCGCTACACCTGGCAGCCAAGGAGGGCCACATGGACCtggtccaggagctgctggacagaggagcgGCGGTGGATTCAGCCACAAAG AAAGGAAACACGGCTCTCCACATATCCTCTCTAGCTGGACAGGCTGAAGTGGTGAAGACCTTGGTCAAACGAGGAGCTGACATCAACGCTCAGTCTCAG AATGGATTCACTCCTCTGTACATGGCTGCGCAGGAGAATCACCTGGATGTGGTGCGGTACCTCCTTGAAAACGGAGGCAACCAGAGCACTGCTACAGAG GATGGCTTCACGCCTCTGGCCATCGCCCTCCAGCAGGGCCACAATCAAGTGGTTTCTGTCCTCCTGGAGAACGATACCAAAGGCAAGGTCCGCCTGCCCGCCTTGCACATCGCTGCACGCAAGGACGACACCAAGTCGGCTGCGCTGCTCCTGCAGAACGACCACAACGCTGACGTCCAGTCGAAG ATGATGGTCAATAGGACTACTGAG AGTGGATTCACCCCTCTGCATATCGCCGCCCACTACGGCAACGTCAACGTGGCCACACTCCTGCTGAACCGGGGGGCAGCGGTCGACTTCACCGCGAGG AACGGGATCACCCCCCTACATGTGGCCTCCAAGCGTGGAAACACTAACATGGTTTGCCTGTTACTGGACCGTGGCTCCCAGATTGACGCTAAAACAAGG GATGGCCTCACTCCGCTCCACTGTGCAGCCCGGAGTGGTCATGATacagctgtggagctgctgctggagcgagGAGCGCCCCTACTGGCCAGAACAAAG AACGGGCTGTCTCCTCTCCACATGGCGGCACAAGGTGATCATGTTGAATGTGTGaaacacctgctgcagcacaaggcccCGGTCGATGACGTCACGTTGGACTACTTGACAGCACTGCATGTGGCAGCGCACTGTGGTCACTACAGAGTCACCAAACTGCTGCTGGACAAGAGGGCCAACCCCAACGCCAGGGCGCTG AACGGCTTCACTCCGCTGCACATTGCCTGTAAGAAAAACCGTGTGAaagtgatggagctgctggtcaAATATGGAGCCTCCATCCAGGCCATCACAGAG TCTGGTTTGACTCCCATCCACGTAGCAGCCTTCATGGGTCATCTGAACATtgtcttgctgctgctgcaaaatgGGGCTTCGCCTGATGTCAGCAACATT CGTGGGGAGACAGCCCTGCACATGGCCGCCAGGGCAGGACAGGTGGAGGTGGTCCGATGTCTGCTGAGGAATGGAGCCATGGTGGATGCACGGGCGCGG GAGGACCAGACTCCCCTGCACATCGCCTCTCGTCTGGGAAAAACCGAGATTGTCCAGTTGCTTCTGCAGCACATGGCCCATCCCGATGCGGCCACAACCAACGGCTACACCCCGCTACACATATCGGCCAGGGAGGGGCAGGTGGAGACGGCCTcggtgctgctggaggccggCGCTTCACACTCATTGGCCACCAAG AAAGGTTTTACTCCCCTGCACGTGGCCTCTAAGTACGGAAGCCTGGACGTGGCCAAGCTTTTGCTGCAGCGGCACGCTCCTCCTGACTCTGCTGGGAAG AACGGCCTCACCCCGCTCCATGTTGCAGCGCATTACGATAACCAGAAGGTGGCGCTCTTGCTTTTGGACAAAGGAGCGTCCTCCCACGCCATGGCCAAG AACGGGTACACGCCTCTTCACATCGCAGCCAAGAAGAACCAGATGGAAATAGCCACGGTTCTGCTACAGTACGGAGCCGAGACCAACATCCTGACGAAGCAGGGCGTCACGCCGCTCCACCTGGCTTCGCAGGAGGGCCACGCTGACATGGCTGCTCTGCTCATGAGCAAGGGAGCTCAGGTCAACATCCCCACCAAG AGCGGCCTGACTGCCCTCCATCTGGCAGCGCAGGAGGACAAAGTGGCCGTCGCAGAGATCCTGGCCAGAAACGGAGCCAACCTGGACCAGCAGACCAAA TTGGGCTACACTCCTCTTATTGTAGCTTGTCACTATGGAAACGCAAAAATGGTCAACTTCCTGCTGCAGAACGGAGCCAACGTCAACGCCAAGACCAAG aACGGATACACTCCCCTTCACCAGGCGGCCCAGCAGGGCAACACGCACATCATCAACGTGCTGCTGCAGTACGGTGCCAAGCCCAACGCCATCACTGTG AATGGAAACACCGCTCTGGGGATTGCTCGGCGGCTCGGCTACATTTCTGTGGTGGACACGCTGAGGGTCGTCACGGAGGAGATCATCACCACCACAACA ACGgtgacagagaaacacaagctGAACGTTCCAGAGACCATGACCGAAGTGCTGGATGTCTCTGATGAAGAGG GTTGCCAGTTTACTGTTGGCACCACAGCGTCTCAGTCTAACCACA GTGAGGACACGATGACCGGTGATGGAGGGGAGTATCTGAGGGCCGAGGACCTGAGGGAGCTGGGAGACGACTCCCTGCCAGGACAGTACTTGGATGGGATGAACTACCTCCGCTTCAGCCTGGAGGCGGGACGCACGGACAG ttcgGACAGGTCCTTCACACCCACCCATCACAGTTACTACTCCCCTAAACATGAAGGCttgatggaggagctgctcaccAGTCATCAG GTTTCGTCGCTTACCAGGGAGAATGAGAGGGATTCATACAGACTGAGCTGGGGAACAGAAAACCTGGACAACGTGGCTTTGTCCTCCAGCCCCATCCACTCTGG CCATTCCTCTCCGTGCCACGATCATGGAGACCACAGCAG CTTTCTGGTCAGCTTCATGGTGGACGCCAGAGGCGGGGCCATGCGCGGTTGCCGGCACAACGGCCTGCGCATCATCATCCCCCCCAGGAAGTGCAGCGCCCCCACACGCGTGACCTGCCGGCTGGTGAAGAGGCACCGTCTGGCCACCATGCCCCCCATGGTTGAGGGCGAGGGCTTGGCCAGCAGGCTCATTGAGGTCGGGCCGTCAGGAGCCCAGTTCCTCGG TAAACTGCACCTCCCCAGTGCCCCTCCGCCTCTTAATGAGGGAGAGAGTTTGGTTAGCAGAATCCTCCAGCTCGGCCCACCGGGAACAAAATTCCTTGG tccTGTCATTGTAGAAATCCCCCATTTCGCTGCCCTGCGGGGGAATGAGAGGGAGCTGGTGATCCTGAGGAGTGAGACGGGGGAAAGCTGGAAGGAGCACCACTGTGAACACACCCAGGAGGAACTCAACCAGATACTCAATGGCATGGATGAGG AGCTGGACACgcccgaggagctggagaggaagcgCATTTGCCGCATCATCACTAGAGATTTTCCACAGTACTTTGCAGTGGTGTCGCGCATCAAGCAGGACAGTAATCTGATTGGCCCAGAGGGAGGCATTCTGAGCAGCACAGTTGTGCCCCAAGTGcaggcagtgtttcctgagggggCCCTCACCAAGAGAATCAGGGTCGGGCTGCAG GCTCAGCCAGTGGGAGTAGATGTAGTGAGAAAGATCCTGGGAAACAAGGCCACCTTCAGCCCCATCGTCACCTTGGAGCCTCGCAGGAGGAAGTTCCATAAACCCATCACCATGACCATCCCTGTCCCCAAGAGCAACTCTGACCCAGTCCTCAACGGCTTCGGAGGGGACACCCCCACCTTACGGCTGCTCTGTAGTATAACTG gtggaacAACTCCAGCCCAGTGGGAGGACATAACTGGAACAACTCCGTTAACGTTTATCAATGACTGTGTTTCCTTTACCACCAATGTGTCCGCTAG GTTTTGGCTCATAGACTGTCGTCAGGTTCAGGAGTCGGTCAACTTCTCCACTCAGGTGTATCGGGAGATCATCTGTGTCCCTTACATGGCCAAGTTCGTCATCTTTGCCAAGACCCACGACCCCATCGAGGCCCGACTGCGCTGCTTCTGCATGACCGATGACAAGATCGACAAaacgctggagcagcaggagaattTCACCGAGGTGGCCCGAAGCCGAGACGTGGAG GTCCTGGAAGGCAAACCTATCTATGCAGACTGCTTTGGAAACCTGGTTCCTCTCACTAAGAGCGGCCAGCATCACCTCTTCAGCTTCTTTGCCTTTAAGGAGAACAGACTCGCCCTCTTCATCAAA ATCAGAGACAACACTCAGGAGCCTTGTGGTCGTCTGTCCTTCATGAAAGAACCCAGGAACTACCGATCGCTTACCCAGAATGCCATATGCAACCTCAACATCACCCTCCCGTCGTACtgcaag GAGTCCGATTCAGACCAGGAACAAGAGGAAGAG ACCAGCAGAACACGAGATAAAT ATGAAGAGACGGAGACATCAGTCCTGAAATCAGAGCTGATTCGAGAGCCAGACCTGCTATCCGACGTGTCAGAGATGAAGCAAGATTTGATTAAAATGAGTGCCATCTTGACTGCAGACTCCACAGAGAAATCCCCTTCCTTAGGAGGGTGTGGCGTAGAGAAAGGGACTGAGGAAGTATCTGGAGAACCATTAGAAATAATGGAGAAGGACTTAGAGAAAGTCAAACAGGACCTAGAGAAAGTCAGTAAGATACTGAGAAGTGGAACATATGAGGGCGAGGCAGCGGAAGAGGCAGCAAAAGCAGCTAGAGTGGCTGAGGAGTGGGTTCTCCTCTCAGACACTGAGATAGAAGAGGCCAAAGAGATGGCTGCCTTAGAAATTCAAGAGCCTGTCTTACGGGAAAGTAGAGCCAACAGAGGGGCTCCAAGACCCAAAGCCATAAAGGACAGTGGGGATCTTAAGGAATATTTGCTGGATGCACCAGTAAGCTCcaagacaaaagcaaaaaaagagcCAGTCACCCAAGAAAGATTTACTGATGTTGTTCTACGCAAAAGTGGGAAGCCAACCACTCCAACCAAAGTACATGACAAAACCACGGCTGGTGACATTAAAAAGCCAGTCAGAAAGAAGGGGAAAGACCAAGGGCAGACAGAGGAACTGACAGAGGCGGGTGCTCTTCTAAGTGTGCCTAAAGCCCCTGCCCCAAAGTCACCTGTATCCCCAGTGGTTGAAGAAACTCCCATTGGATCTATAAAGGACAAAGTCAAAGCCTTACAACAAAAAGTAGAGGCAGAACAAAGAAGCAAAAAGGTCACTGGAAGCAAGCCGTCACAATTGCCTGTTATGAGTAAATCCTCTTCAAAAGCCAAAGAAAGCCCTAAATCAAAACAGGGCCCTCCTAAATCCCCCAAAGCTGATTCAGAAAAGCTTGAGGAGACAATGTCAGTTAAAGAGCTGATGCAAGCTTTCCAAACAGGGCAAGACCCCTCAAAGAGAAAGTCTGGGCTATTTGAGCTcaaaactacaaagacaaaatCAGAAACCGAAACCATCCAATCAAAATCAATGACCAAAGCACTAACCTCACGTGTTTCCCAAGAGAAAGAAGTATCTTTGGATTCCAAACCACAGAAGAAAGAGACTACTGGGCAAGACAGAGGGAAAGACACCAAGGCAGTTCCTACCACAGAGTCAGAGCTAACAGAAACTGTAGACTTTGGAAATGGTGGCCTTGATGATAGCTCTGACAGCTTAAAGCACGAGGGTGCAGCTGAATCACTAAGTGCCAGTTCTGGAAATGGAACACCTCATCTGAGCTCTGAGGACAGTGATAAACATGAGGGTCTAGCCACCCCAGGCACAAGTCCTGAAAGTCTTTGTCTTTCACCTAAAACTGGACAACAGATCAGTATGGCTGGTTCAGTCAAAACAGAACATAAAGATACAGACAAGTCTGGAGACTCTGCTCTAGGGGCCACTGGTAACCAACTGTCAACAGAGTTGAGCCCACCTGTGTCTTCCAGCAACTCTGCAGATGACCACATTACAAGTGAGTCTTTGTCTGTTGTGAGGAGCGAGTCTAAACCATCTAAACCTCAAAAGCTTGTAAAGAGAGTTTCAGAGACTGTAGAAACTTTTCTTAGTGATGATGAGAGCCCTGATCATCAGTTAGTGTTGCCCTTAGCTGGATCTCCAGCCTTTAGATCATTTTTTCAGTCTCATGAAAGCTTAGAGCTGCCTTTAAAACAAGACTCAGATACGCTCAGTCCAATAGCTGATGATTCTTTGACAATAAGCCACAGAGACTCTCTAGATGGTAGTCCTCTATTGGAAGAAAATTCTTCTCATAAGTCCCCAGACTCTATTGAACCTAGTCCAACCAAGGAATCTCCCCCTCAGGACTCTTTAGAAAACAGCCCTGTAGAGCAAAAAAGCTACCCATGCTTCCCACCAGCACCAGGCCAACCTAGTAAATCCCGTAGCCATCCAGAGCCCTCCAAAGAGCCAGATTACCCCCAGGATGTTTTGCGTGGTAGACTGCTTCGAGACCATGAGGCTAGTGCGGACGATGACAGTTGTGAGCAGACATCTCAGATGACGAGCTCTGGTAAGAGTCCCCTCTCCCCTGACACTCCTAGTTCTGAAGAGGTAAGTTATGAGGTAACCCCCAAACCCCCTGACCATACACTCCTCTATGTTCCATCCAAACCAACTGCTATCCCTGAAGACCCAGAAGAAGAGGATACGTCAGAGAGCTATGAAGTTAAGAGAAAAATCACTCCAGAGGATGAAATGTTTAAGATGGcagccaaaataaaaacatttgatgaAATGGAGCAAGAAGAGAAGAGCAAAAAGAACTCTAGGAAAGATTTGTTTCCCTCAGCAGATGCCAAAATAGGGGAAGACAGCTATGAAACATTAGAGGCCACAAGTGAGAAGCTTTCACAAAGTGAATGTGGGCTCAACAGACCCACAGAAGAGTCACAGTTAGCTCTTTTTAATGATCCACATAATAAAGTacaacctccctctcctttttCAGCAGGTTTGCATGAAGGATCCCACAACAAAGAGgccaagaaaacaacaacagccagTGTCACTTCAGAGGGACCTCATTCTGTCTCAGACCAGCATCTTTCAAAAGCCAAACCAGAAGCTGCACAGCAACAAAGAGTCCAATCTGTAAAAGATGATAAAGACAGTAGTGACAAAAAGTCTTCCATAACATCAAGCACTGAAAACAGGACAGATGAACAAAAGGAGGAGAGTTTAAGGAAGTCAAAGGAAAATAGAGATAATAATGGTCAAGCATTAGGTCAGCAAAGTGGTCTAATAAAACCAAGTAGCAATGTAACAGATGAAGTGAAAGGAGATCACAGGGAGCATCCAGCTGCACCAGAGGCTGGACTTGGTGCCACTGTTACCCCAGGACAAAAGCAAGAAATGTTTAAACCAGAGGTCTGTGTCTATGATGATGCAGAAGAGGATGATGAGGCCCCAGTAGTTCCCAGAACAGAGTCCAAAGGTGTCACTGCTAAGGTAGACAGTGACTCTTGGCCGGCCATGCGGGAGGACGATGCCACCTTTGCAGCTCGCGTcaaggaggaagagcagaagaTATTAAATCTGGTGGTGGATCGTCAGTCTCTGCAAGCAACTCCAGACACAACGCCTGGTAGAACACCAACAGAAGACAGCACTCCCACCAGTGAACCCAACCCTTTTCTGTTCCAAGAAGGAAAGCTCTTTGAGATGACACGAAGCGGCGCTATTGATATGACTAAGAGGAGctatgaggaggaggggggtggttTTGCCTTTTTCCAGATAGGTGAACAGCCTTTAGAGGAGCCTCTTTTAGAAGATGACAGACAAGAAGGTAGGGGATCAGCAGCAGAATCAGAGGTTGGCCTCAATCTAACGCTACAGGTGAAAACAGAGGAAGCTGAGAATTtaacacaaaccacagctttACAATGTCAGTCCCCAGCTGATAGTGATCAGCTGACGTCTAAAGCTGATGCCTCTAAATCTAAAATTCCTAAAATGGGCATTTCAGCTTCAGGCAAACCTACAAAAAAAGATAAGACATCCCCTGAGGACACTGAAACTAAAAAAGATGCAGATTTAAATGAGGGATTTTTAGATTTAGACAAAGGTTCCCCTGACCAAATGATAACAAATGTACAGACAGCAGAATCTACAGTCACTAGATCTGTGTACTCTGAACAAGGCCAAGAATCCTCTGATTCCTCTCCTGAGGAACCACAGTCAGTGATAGAAGCCCCCAAAGCATCAGGCAAGTCTAAGCAAAGTGCTTCAAGTGGAGTTAAAAAGACCCCAGTCAAAACCAAAGCGAAGTCTGCCCCTCACGGTCGGGGTAAATCCACAACTCCCTCACAATCTCATTCAACATCCTCATCAACCGCTCTTAAAAAAGAATCTTCTTTTACTTCCGACTCAAAATCTAGAATCCCTGTCAAGGCTAGCGCTGTCAAGCCTGACTCCACTGCCAAACGCGCTGAATCTACCCAAGAGAAAAAGCTTAGAGTTCCTGTGAAAAAGGACACAAGGAGAAAATCTGAGACAGACATAGGTCCCTCTGTGGATGTCAAAACCAAGACCCCCTCTTCCAAAGCCAAGAGCTTTTGTCAGGAAGAGTCTACCAGACCTAAAAAAGAACAGGGTCGCCCCTTGAGTGCCGAGTCAGCAAAATCTAAAGGCTTCCAGTCCAGATTGCCAGTCCGGGGTAAAAGTGGTCAGTCATCTCAGACGTCAACACCCACTAAAGAGAAAAGTAACGTGCCCAAAGAGCCCTTTGAATTCTTTGAAGAGATAAGCGATGAAGCAGCAAAACTTGTGGCAAGGTTGGCACAGGcgcaggcagaggcagagaaacaacagGAGGCCGCCATCCACTCAGACGATGAGAGCAGTCTCGTTGATTCGTCACTTATAGAAAGAGAAACTTTCCCTGAGATGCAGTTCCCTCCCTCAGGAGACATCTTTCCCATTAGACCACTGTGGGATGACCCTGTTGAGACACAGATGCAGCGAATCCCAGATGATAAAGTCCAAAGTCAAG TAGATCCACAGGatgaagcagagagaaaagagcaaCGGTTGGCCATTATAGCCGACCACCTGGGCTTCAGCTGGACAG AGCTGGCTAGAGAACTGAACTTCAGTGAAGAAAGGATTAACCTGATACGGATAGAAAACCCTAACTCGCTTCAGGATCAAAGTCATGCCCTGCTGAACCTCTGGGCAGAGCAGGAGGGAAAGGACACCGCAG AATCAACTCTGATCAAAAGACTGACGAAGATCAACCGAATGGACATCGTTCATCTAATAGAAACAAAGATAATGAAGTCCACTCAGGACGAGACGTCATCACACACCTATGCAGAAATCGAACAGACTATAGCACTCGACCATAGTGAAG GGTTTTCTGCTCTTCATGAAGACATGGACAGCCCCAGTACGGGCAGGCGCACCGAGGCTGCACGTAGCAGTCCAGGCTCGGGGCGCGAGGTGCCCGTGGTGTCCGCCGAGGACCTGTCCTCCAGTTTGTCGTCACTTCATGAGGCACCAGGACGATCGGAGGCAGACTCCACAGCGACAGGGTTCCTTAGAAATGCCCAGAAAGAGAAGCTGCAAAAGCAGATGGAGACAACATA CACATCGCAAAGAATATACGAGGAAGTGATGGACCCTGTGCACACTGGCAGTTATAAACAA